From a region of the Bermanella marisrubri genome:
- a CDS encoding phytase: MKLLNICLVIALSTLLLACDDSKSASQVERTLNVEIKNEWDKVIAKQQWKNHSASVSQSEIRIENKNNNPDVLESIEGDFELLTMVKHQEEAWYFTIQDERTLITVNEKGLISKQILPAPVEGMCADMQQGKGDLLVLMENGNGLHFHLDVDESKELKIHNLRTITLPPLSEYCVMDLTHDRVLVSEEGIGVWALPLDMEKQMQRTLVDTVQQGHLQHTATAMVLLKDRLWIVDEQALNQYQIFSDHFEFEKRFAFANTYEADQLLVSKSNDVLEFVLLDDNTKQWLAFSLNAPAFSMQDVNTMVKVKPVVETQPVPLQGDVADDPAIWVNPKDGAKSLVLGTNKKAGLHIYDLQGKEVQRFENGRLNNVDVIQGFTFQGQVMDIAAASHRDHSSIALFSMDPETGRAQIQNELSTGLTDVYGFCMGRDPEGQPLALINAKDGRYEVYAIKDSEQGWSGELVRQFKLPSQPEGCVYDRQQHLIFMGEEDKGIWTLDYKDPSATPQLVVEVNGDWLVDDVEGLDIYYGHEESVLVVSSQGNDSYVLLNAKAPFEFIHRFKIGFNLDAGIDGASETDGLAVTSANLGSGFEQGMLVVQDGRNFLPEDLQNFKYVSWQDVVATIPRH, encoded by the coding sequence ATGAAATTGTTGAATATTTGCTTGGTGATAGCTCTAAGCACGCTCTTGTTAGCTTGTGATGACTCGAAATCGGCATCTCAAGTTGAGAGAACTCTGAATGTAGAAATAAAAAATGAATGGGATAAGGTCATTGCTAAGCAGCAATGGAAGAACCACTCCGCTTCAGTCTCTCAATCTGAAATACGTATTGAAAATAAAAATAATAATCCAGACGTATTAGAAAGCATAGAGGGTGATTTCGAATTGTTGACTATGGTAAAACACCAAGAAGAAGCTTGGTATTTTACCATTCAGGATGAACGAACACTGATCACTGTTAATGAAAAAGGTCTTATTTCAAAACAGATTTTACCCGCGCCAGTAGAAGGTATGTGCGCTGATATGCAGCAAGGAAAAGGTGATTTATTAGTACTGATGGAAAACGGAAACGGATTGCACTTTCATTTAGACGTCGATGAAAGTAAAGAGTTAAAGATACATAACTTACGTACTATTACATTGCCACCGCTTAGCGAATATTGTGTGATGGATCTTACTCATGATCGAGTTTTAGTTTCTGAGGAAGGTATTGGTGTGTGGGCATTGCCGTTGGATATGGAAAAGCAAATGCAGCGAACTTTGGTGGATACTGTGCAGCAGGGTCATCTTCAGCACACGGCAACTGCTATGGTTCTTCTTAAGGATCGTTTATGGATTGTGGATGAGCAAGCACTCAATCAATATCAGATATTTTCAGATCACTTCGAATTTGAAAAACGTTTTGCGTTTGCTAATACCTATGAAGCCGACCAGCTACTCGTATCGAAAAGTAATGACGTATTAGAGTTTGTATTGCTTGATGATAATACAAAGCAATGGTTAGCTTTTTCACTTAATGCGCCAGCATTCTCGATGCAGGACGTTAACACTATGGTCAAAGTGAAACCTGTGGTGGAAACCCAACCCGTTCCTTTGCAAGGAGATGTGGCGGACGACCCTGCAATCTGGGTGAATCCAAAAGATGGAGCCAAGAGCTTAGTTTTAGGCACCAATAAAAAAGCTGGCTTGCATATATATGATTTACAGGGCAAAGAGGTACAGCGCTTTGAAAATGGTCGCCTTAATAATGTGGATGTTATTCAGGGTTTCACCTTTCAAGGACAAGTAATGGATATCGCGGCTGCCAGTCATCGTGATCATAGCAGTATTGCTTTGTTTTCTATGGACCCAGAAACAGGACGCGCACAAATACAAAATGAGTTATCCACTGGCCTAACTGATGTATATGGTTTTTGTATGGGTCGCGATCCAGAAGGACAACCATTGGCGTTGATCAATGCTAAGGATGGTCGCTATGAAGTCTATGCCATAAAAGATAGCGAACAAGGTTGGTCGGGAGAGCTGGTGCGCCAATTCAAACTGCCAAGCCAACCAGAAGGCTGTGTTTATGATCGCCAACAGCATCTTATTTTTATGGGTGAAGAGGATAAGGGGATCTGGACTCTAGATTATAAAGATCCTTCAGCGACACCTCAGTTAGTTGTGGAAGTGAATGGCGATTGGCTAGTGGATGATGTGGAGGGTTTGGATATTTATTATGGCCATGAAGAGAGTGTCCTAGTGGTTTCCAGTCAAGGCAATGACTCCTATGTTTTGTTGAATGCCAAGGCACCCTTTGAGTTTATACACCGCTTTAAAATAGGTTTTAACTTGGATGCGGGCATTGATGGCGCGTCGGAAACCGATGGATTAGCAGTAACGTCTGCCAATCTTGGATCTGGTTTTGAGCAAGGCATGCTTGTTGTGCAAGATGGCCGAAACTTTTTACCCGAGGATCTACAGAACTTTAAGTACGTGTCCTGGCAAGATGTGGTAGCAACAATTCCTCGACACTAG
- a CDS encoding EAL domain-containing protein, with product MNDDNRYQFDQTCRVKAVTLAQKLGIECRLNINFLPNAVYEPASCIQTTIKAADEVGFPVENIVFEFLESEEIKDREHLKRIVTDYQARGMNTAIDDFGAGYAGLGLLAEYQPDFLKLDMLLVRDVDTDEKKHIILKGMIEVAYALNIRIIAEGVETRGEMQTLKDLGVELIQGYYFAKPGFECLPNIQNL from the coding sequence ATCAATGACGACAATCGTTATCAGTTTGACCAAACCTGTCGAGTCAAAGCCGTTACCCTAGCGCAGAAACTCGGCATTGAATGCCGCCTCAACATCAACTTTTTACCTAACGCGGTATACGAGCCGGCTTCTTGTATTCAAACAACAATCAAAGCCGCCGATGAGGTTGGATTTCCTGTTGAAAACATTGTATTCGAATTCTTGGAAAGTGAAGAAATAAAAGATCGCGAACATCTAAAGCGCATTGTTACAGACTACCAAGCTCGTGGTATGAACACTGCTATTGATGACTTCGGAGCTGGCTATGCAGGCCTTGGCTTGCTAGCAGAGTATCAACCGGACTTTTTAAAACTTGATATGCTTTTGGTACGTGATGTGGATACAGATGAAAAGAAACACATCATTCTTAAAGGTATGATCGAAGTAGCCTATGCACTCAACATTCGTATCATTGCTGAAGGTGTAGAGACCCGAGGGGAAATGCAAACACTGAAAGACTTGGGTGTAGAACTTATCCAAGGCTATTACTTTGCGAAACCTGGTTTTGAATGCCTGCCGAACATTCAAAACCTGTAA
- a CDS encoding NAD(P)/FAD-dependent oxidoreductase, translated as MGVSENAKQPRVGAYYTATVKQESDYPELEGDIRVDVAIVGGGFTGVNTALELAERGLKVAVIEASKLGWGATGRNGGQVTGSLSGDGAMRKQMRRALGNDVDNFIWHLRFHGHDIIKERIEKYGIDCDLKFGHLHTAYKPAHMKELEADYQELVEHGLGDQAQLVDREGISEFLETDIYHGGIYNKKNMHLHSLDLCLGEALAAESLGVRFFENSPVINIDHGNSAANKPAKVFTEKGSITANTVMLAGNAYHRLERLKMSGKIFPAAGGIVATEPLGDVADLINPKDVAVYDCRFVLDYYRLTKDKRLLFGGGANYSGRESRNIEAELRPAIERTFPRLKGVKIDYQWSGMMGIVINRIPQLGKLSDNVFYAQGYSGHGIALSHIVSEIMANAITGHMKDFDTFAQCNHVRLPGSEWIGNQFLALGMWYYVLMEKLR; from the coding sequence ATGGGCGTATCAGAGAACGCCAAGCAGCCTAGGGTGGGCGCTTATTACACTGCCACCGTCAAGCAAGAGTCTGATTATCCAGAGCTAGAGGGCGATATCCGTGTCGACGTGGCCATTGTAGGCGGCGGCTTTACCGGTGTGAATACCGCATTAGAGCTGGCTGAACGCGGCTTAAAGGTCGCCGTTATTGAAGCCAGTAAACTGGGCTGGGGCGCCACTGGGCGCAATGGGGGCCAAGTCACTGGTAGCCTCAGTGGTGATGGTGCTATGCGCAAGCAAATGCGTCGCGCCCTTGGCAATGATGTAGATAACTTTATTTGGCATCTGCGTTTTCACGGCCACGACATTATTAAAGAGCGCATCGAAAAGTACGGCATCGATTGTGATCTCAAGTTTGGTCATTTACACACGGCCTATAAACCCGCTCACATGAAAGAGCTGGAAGCGGATTATCAAGAGTTGGTTGAGCATGGCTTGGGTGATCAGGCGCAGTTAGTGGACCGCGAGGGCATATCTGAATTTCTAGAAACGGACATTTACCACGGTGGTATTTACAATAAAAAGAACATGCATCTGCACAGTTTGGATTTATGCTTAGGCGAAGCACTAGCTGCAGAATCTCTGGGCGTTCGGTTTTTTGAAAATAGCCCAGTTATCAATATTGATCATGGCAATAGCGCTGCCAATAAACCGGCTAAAGTTTTCACTGAAAAAGGATCGATAACGGCCAATACTGTGATGCTAGCAGGCAACGCCTATCATCGATTAGAGCGCTTAAAAATGAGCGGTAAAATTTTCCCAGCCGCAGGCGGTATTGTGGCCACGGAGCCACTGGGCGATGTAGCAGATTTGATTAATCCAAAAGATGTAGCAGTTTATGATTGTCGCTTTGTTTTGGACTATTACCGTTTAACCAAAGACAAGCGCCTTTTGTTTGGCGGCGGTGCTAATTATTCTGGGCGTGAAAGCCGTAATATCGAGGCGGAATTGCGTCCGGCCATTGAGCGAACATTTCCTCGATTAAAAGGCGTGAAAATTGATTATCAATGGTCTGGCATGATGGGCATTGTTATCAATCGTATTCCGCAGTTAGGTAAGCTTTCCGACAACGTATTCTACGCACAAGGCTATAGTGGTCATGGTATCGCGCTTTCGCATATTGTCAGTGAAATTATGGCCAATGCCATCACTGGCCATATGAAGGATTTCGATACTTTTGCTCAGTGCAATCATGTGCGTTTACCTGGCAGTGAATGGATTGGTAATCAATTCTTAGCGCTAGGCATGTGGTATTACGTATTGATGGAGAAGTTGCGCTAA
- a CDS encoding TonB-dependent receptor plug domain-containing protein: MKILNKNTLALAISSLAFSSSAFAEDNTIELQGSDMSIEEVIVHGEIGYRNRVDTIEQVLEYDRGYFERFEPSSAGDALKRVPSVTFLSDVTESDGARLRGLNPGYTQILINGEAVPGIGQDRSFLLDRIPAELIERVEVIRSNSADRPGDALAGAVNIILRDSYSLDGAYVKLGGAIYSEEEEVKESLAAVWGGELAGGRAVIGVNRQGRLNPKQKNSLRYSDSPENNANFATEEFDNREDQSDVRDSTDTSLNFNYQKMLMDGSELKFDGVYVDTDRTEKERSFEYDNPTATTGPVNEGGNLLTDNQQLQDIEQSNASFNVAYSFSMLDGTSEVKAGFAQFESTNDNRESEIDFEDAQSVIEDERELEVFEDEEINISFSHERSLNEMLTLKAGIDLRSKTRDTSIKAGDNERDITTSGWDQFASNSPLSVANSIDDLEAIDGGLNSIEEDRMDIYALLEGEVGALQWETGVRFEKTDTSIEDKNLDQTVDNDYSQVLPSLHIRYAVTDSDRIMLSLAQSVRRPDFNYLTPATLEGEFEDNDLRGNPNLEPERATGLDLGYEHRIGRKGVMGINFFYRDVSDKIELANTQEDSVTAIEDNEPGTFVYEPQNIGDGTVQGVEVDLSMPLSILALDNTGIFVNYSYIDSEVEDELGKRAFNDQPEWVYNLGFIQDLPNIAASFGATYREQGDAYGRFIAEEITTSYGPDLEIFIEKRWPSMTLRFVGSNLLDSSKDESFNKFETIADQQSRSFDEYELETEEAGPVYRLSLRMAL, translated from the coding sequence ATGAAAATACTTAATAAAAATACTCTAGCTCTGGCTATTTCTAGTCTTGCTTTTTCATCATCGGCTTTCGCCGAAGACAATACCATCGAACTACAAGGTTCCGATATGTCTATAGAAGAAGTTATTGTTCATGGTGAGATTGGGTATCGCAATCGAGTGGATACAATCGAGCAGGTTTTGGAATATGACCGTGGTTATTTTGAGCGTTTTGAGCCCTCTAGTGCTGGCGATGCATTGAAGCGAGTTCCCAGCGTGACGTTTTTGTCTGATGTCACTGAATCGGATGGTGCAAGATTACGAGGTTTAAATCCAGGTTATACGCAAATTTTGATTAATGGCGAAGCGGTTCCAGGTATCGGGCAAGATCGTTCATTTTTATTGGATCGAATTCCTGCTGAGCTTATCGAACGAGTTGAAGTCATTCGCTCCAATAGCGCTGACCGTCCAGGGGATGCTTTGGCCGGTGCAGTCAATATCATTTTACGCGATAGCTATAGTTTGGATGGTGCTTACGTGAAACTGGGCGGTGCTATTTATAGTGAAGAAGAGGAAGTAAAAGAGAGTCTGGCTGCTGTTTGGGGTGGCGAGCTGGCAGGTGGTCGTGCGGTCATTGGTGTTAATCGGCAGGGTCGTCTAAATCCAAAACAGAAAAATAGTCTGCGCTACTCTGATTCACCTGAGAATAACGCCAATTTTGCTACAGAAGAGTTTGATAATCGTGAAGATCAGAGCGATGTTCGTGATAGTACAGATACGTCTTTGAACTTTAACTATCAAAAAATGCTTATGGATGGTTCTGAACTTAAGTTTGATGGTGTGTATGTTGATACTGATAGAACCGAAAAAGAACGCTCATTTGAGTACGATAATCCAACGGCAACAACCGGGCCGGTGAACGAAGGCGGAAACTTACTCACAGATAACCAGCAACTTCAAGATATTGAGCAAAGCAACGCTAGCTTTAATGTGGCTTATAGTTTTTCCATGTTAGATGGCACATCAGAAGTCAAAGCAGGTTTCGCTCAGTTTGAAAGTACGAATGATAACAGAGAATCAGAAATTGACTTCGAAGACGCACAAAGTGTTATTGAAGATGAGCGTGAGCTGGAAGTATTTGAAGATGAAGAAATCAACATATCCTTTTCTCATGAGCGTAGCTTAAATGAGATGCTTACATTGAAAGCGGGAATAGATCTTCGCAGTAAAACCCGAGATACATCGATTAAAGCTGGCGATAATGAACGAGATATCACTACATCAGGATGGGATCAGTTTGCTTCTAATAGTCCCTTATCCGTTGCCAATTCCATTGATGACTTAGAGGCGATAGACGGGGGCTTAAATAGCATTGAAGAAGACCGTATGGATATTTATGCCTTGCTTGAAGGTGAAGTAGGTGCATTACAATGGGAAACGGGTGTCCGTTTCGAAAAAACCGATACCAGCATTGAAGATAAGAATTTAGATCAAACTGTCGATAATGATTATTCACAAGTATTACCCTCATTGCACATTCGATATGCAGTAACCGATTCTGATCGAATTATGTTGTCTTTAGCGCAAAGTGTACGTCGTCCTGATTTTAACTACTTAACGCCGGCGACACTGGAAGGAGAATTTGAAGATAATGATTTACGCGGCAATCCAAATTTAGAACCAGAGCGAGCAACAGGTTTAGATCTTGGATATGAACACCGAATTGGTCGTAAAGGTGTTATGGGTATTAACTTTTTCTACCGTGATGTAAGCGACAAAATTGAACTCGCAAATACACAGGAAGACTCAGTAACCGCCATTGAAGACAATGAACCAGGCACTTTTGTTTATGAACCTCAAAACATTGGAGACGGCACGGTTCAGGGAGTCGAAGTGGATCTGTCTATGCCTTTGTCTATTCTTGCGTTGGATAACACAGGTATATTCGTTAATTATTCGTATATTGATAGTGAAGTAGAAGATGAACTAGGGAAGCGAGCCTTTAACGATCAACCTGAGTGGGTTTATAACCTAGGATTCATTCAAGACTTACCTAATATAGCGGCATCATTCGGTGCGACCTATCGTGAGCAAGGGGATGCTTATGGCCGTTTTATCGCAGAAGAGATTACTACCAGCTATGGCCCAGACCTAGAAATTTTTATTGAAAAACGTTGGCCTTCAATGACCCTTCGATTTGTAGGTTCGAATCTGCTGGATAGCAGTAAGGACGAATCTTTCAATAAATTTGAAACCATTGCCGATCAGCAAAGCCGTAGCTTTGACGAATACGAATTGGAAACGGAAGAGGCCGGCCCCGTTTATCGCTTAAGCTTACGTATGGCTTTGTAA
- the hemH gene encoding ferrochelatase, with translation MSQVKIGVLLVNLGTPEAPTAKAVRKYLAEFLWDRRVVDVPRPIWWLILNGIILRFRPGRVAKGYQSIWTEDGSPLMAISKRQQRALQDALDQQGLDIPVELAMTYGEPSMETAGRNLRQKGVEKMLVLPLYPQFSASTTGAVFDRLAKGLKRCPHLPEMRFVNEYHQHPLYIQALTNSVKEYWKEHGKGDKLMMSFHGIPQRYADNGDPYPRQCKATADALAHALDLKENEYLCTFQSRFGREEWVKPYTDHTLEDWGKSGVKRVDIISPAFSADCLETLEELEEENRENFLEAGGKEYHYIPCLNDRSDHIEMMSELVKTHICNW, from the coding sequence GTGTCTCAAGTTAAAATCGGTGTTTTATTAGTCAACCTTGGTACACCCGAAGCGCCTACCGCTAAAGCCGTTCGCAAATATTTAGCCGAATTTTTATGGGATCGCCGCGTCGTGGACGTGCCTCGTCCTATCTGGTGGTTAATTTTAAACGGCATTATCTTACGTTTTCGTCCCGGTCGCGTTGCAAAGGGTTATCAAAGTATCTGGACGGAAGATGGTTCTCCTCTTATGGCCATCAGCAAGCGCCAACAGCGCGCTTTGCAAGACGCGCTTGATCAGCAAGGTTTAGATATCCCTGTGGAATTAGCCATGACCTATGGCGAACCTAGTATGGAAACAGCCGGGCGCAATTTGCGACAAAAGGGCGTGGAAAAAATGCTGGTGTTGCCGCTGTATCCTCAGTTCAGTGCGTCCACCACGGGTGCGGTTTTTGATCGATTGGCTAAAGGTTTAAAGCGTTGTCCACACCTGCCAGAAATGCGGTTTGTTAACGAGTACCATCAGCACCCTTTATACATTCAAGCCCTCACGAATTCGGTTAAAGAGTATTGGAAGGAGCACGGTAAAGGCGATAAATTAATGATGTCTTTCCATGGTATCCCACAGCGCTACGCAGACAATGGCGATCCGTATCCGCGCCAATGTAAAGCTACTGCTGATGCTTTGGCGCATGCTTTAGATTTAAAAGAGAACGAATACCTTTGTACTTTCCAATCTCGCTTTGGCCGTGAAGAGTGGGTCAAGCCCTATACTGATCATACGCTTGAAGACTGGGGGAAGTCTGGTGTAAAGCGTGTGGATATTATCAGCCCCGCCTTTTCTGCTGATTGCTTAGAAACATTAGAGGAATTGGAAGAAGAAAATCGTGAGAACTTTTTGGAAGCCGGTGGCAAAGAGTACCATTATATTCCTTGCCTAAATGATCGCTCTGATCATATTGAAATGATGTCGGAGCTAGTGAAAACTCATATCTGTAATTGGTAA